Within the Oncorhynchus clarkii lewisi isolate Uvic-CL-2024 chromosome 2, UVic_Ocla_1.0, whole genome shotgun sequence genome, the region GACCATTGGTCCACATCTGCTTGAGGTGCAATCCTCCATACATTACCTGTCAGCAAATAAGACCGTAGCAGTCTGCCTCTCACTTGGCTCTGGGCAGGCTTATAGACGAGGTACAGTCTGTTACTGCATTGACCTTGCTGAAACTGGTTTGCCTACTCTTGATGGGCAGGATTGGCCCTGGGCAGTCATTGACAAGGTATACGGTTTGTTACCGAATTGACCTTGCTGAAATGTTAAACCATACCCAGGGGTGAGCTATCGTTTGTGAGGCCCTCTAAGGATTGAGAAAGTAACTTGTGAGTTGTGCAGTTTCACCTCAGTTACCTGAACAGTTAATATAGGCGAGAGAATTTTAGAAATGTACATGTTACAAATGGTTTAACAACCACTCAAGTTCATCATAGAGCCTATTTAAAATAGACCAATGTAATGATCTATCGACTTGTCCTTTCTAGCATGGCCATCTAGTGAACATCAACAGCTTACCGGATGTGCCTCTGGCGGATGAGAACGCGGGCATGGTGGATGCTCTTAGCAAGGCCCAACTTGAAAACCTGAGTCTGGAGCCTCCTCTCCAAGAAGTCCTCCACCTTCAGGCCCAGGATGTAATCGAGCTTCATCTTGCCCTCATCCAGCACACCGATCCTCACCAGACGCCTGAGCAGGGCATTACCTAGGAGACAGGATGCAGCAATTCAGTCACTGATCAAAGTAGGGCCCGTTAATCTGGCCCTAATTAGGGACTGATTGAGACCTGGAAccccaggtgggtgcaattaattcaGGTAGAACCAGCAGTAATCTGGACCTCTTTAAGGTAAAATCTGAATACTCCCGATTTAAGGCATCTGGAAATCTGACTGACGGCCTCATTCACGAGGAATTCTTGACACCACAGACAATCTGAATATCGAATATTTAAATCATTGGCCGATATCGCACTAGCTAACAGCTCAAAGGACTTCTACAGTCAAAATATAGTTCAGAGAACAATCTAGCTGTGGTGTACCTTCAAAAAGACGCTTGGGGTCCTTCTCATCCAGAGTGAGCAGCTCTCTGGCGGCCTTGCGGATCTTGGCCAGGGTGAACTTCACCCTCCACACCTCACGCTTGTTTCTCAGACCATACTCCCCTGAGAGATTAAAGTTAATTTAATGAAAAAAATGACACGGTATTTAGAGACCAGCAGATGCAATATAAACCAAAACCTGCTATTTGCACACATACCGATAAGTTTAAGCTCCTGGTCGAGACGAGACTTCTCGAAGGGGCGGCGGGGTGTGACGTAAGTCTTGCGACAAACCCAACTCCTGGCAACGGGCATGGTGGATCAAAGTGCCTGAGGAATATAATAATTGATATGGCTGTTCAGTTCCAACATTGCGATTACACAAGTGATTATACTGAATTCCAACCCATGTTAACTTTTCTGCAGACCATCTTAAGTCATACACCCATTAATACTTAACATGTTTAATAAGGCCGTTACGCTATtatcaaaatataatttaattgTATGGATCAGGGTCGGTTCACTGACAGGCTCCGATAGTGGTACTCCGTAATTTGGCTGGCGAAACCAAGTGGGAACGTGTTAGCCATTTAACTAGCGTCAAATAACATTTATATTAAGGAATTGGTTTCCCAACCTACATAACTTCAAATTGTAAATGTAGTTTGATAAAGGGTAAAGCTTTTAAGATGCAGAGATAACTACAGCACAGTAACGTGCCGGCGCTAGCTCACtcttactagctagctaacgttagcgtgcTAACCACGTTGTACAGTGCGTGGACGACTGACATGACCGAATAAGGCAGAAGTTAAGCCAAAAATATACAAAAGATGTTGGTCGGTGTAACCGAACTGCACAACTAAACGTATAAATACATTACTTCTCAACATTGCGACCCTACTTCTATGGAAAAACAAGACAGACTAAAGAGCATAATACGTTATTACCTATCTCCCACAGGCCAGTACGATAAAGAGGAAGTCAAGTTGGAGCTCTCCAATATTTATATGGATCCCGCGAACTACATTTCCCAAAAATATGTGACGACACCACTTCAAAGCAGCAGTTGGTGAAATACCTCCATCTGTTGTTCAACTTTACAACTACAGCTTTGTTCGTCAAACTAAAACCGTTTCTGTTTACTTGCTGAACAAGAACAACTAACTTTTCAAACAACTATCTAGTCTAGTGTACTACACGGAATGAACGTTGGATCACCTAGGTATGCCATGTATTATTTTGTGAGCTGTTGTGTAGGCCTCTGTTTGGTTATTGAACATTGtttagaaaaaaaaacgaaaaaaaaaACGTGTAACGTTATGTGTATTAGCCCGGGATCCTATgtaggggctgtgtgtgtgtgtgtgtgtgtgtgtgtaagtgtaagTGTAAGAGACCCAGCTGTCACAAATCTCCGACAGCCACCACTGTCAGTGctactgggagacagagagcagagatgTACACACAACAAATGGACCAGTCTGAGTGTGTTGATTCATTAATTTTTGTAAGGGTAGCTAATGCTTTTAGAAAAGTGATAGCCTACTAACCACCACACCCACTCAAACGACATGTTGTACGTGCACTCACAACAGAAGAGCGTGCATATGGTACCTagtaataggctaattgacagattgagagagggggggggggggggtggaggtggcagagagaaagagcgagagagagagggactattTATAACACCCTGAAACGGGACCCTTTacatgtgtttctgtctgtcaggCCGACCAactgacaggctgacagacacacagcagtgttatttctaacttctctGCCACTTCCTGTCTTCCTATCTAGACAGGCTGACTGTTTCTTAGTTCAGGGAGTTTGTTTTAATTGTTTTAAGCTGAGAGGTTGACTGTTGACAGTTATCCTTCTGACTTTACAGCTCTTCCTCTCATTCACTTGGACCTTCTGTGTTTTCATCACTTGGATTCTACTCAAACTTCTTAGATTTTCCTGCCTTGTTTTTTTCATCTCCTCTGAGCATAccattctctccctttcccccttcaCCCTCTATTGTCCTCCCATCTCCCCACCGTTCCCTCTGTCCTGGTGGTTTTCGGACTATGCACCATGCTCTCTTCTCCTACAATGATTCTTCAGCCTTACGGACTGCCCGTCTATCCCCAGGGTGCCCAATGTTACCCCAGCCTAGTACAGGTAatctacctctgtctctgtctctcaatccctctgtttgccttttccttctctctcctggtTCCTACCATGTTTTAGGCCGGGTGTGTAGCATTGGATGTCTTTCTTAGTACTCTGTCAGTAGACCCAGAGCCACATACAGTGATGGGCAAACTATCCTGCATAGCTGTTGGTGTGAACATGGGCCCCCATTGAATTCTGTATACATGGCTCTCATCTCAAGCGTCATTGAGATAGTTTGGTTTTGAGTCACTGGATATGCTGAATCACTGGCCCGGGGAATGACATGTCATCATGACACAAACAACAGGTTGGAGGGCCTGTTTGTGAAATGGAAAGGGACATTCAGATTAAATCTATTCAGGCCCAGTATTACACATTAGAAATGATACTGTTTGTGTTTGTCATGGTGATGATAGCAAAGTGGTTTATTGAACTAGATTTCAAAATAATCCAAATTATGATGTTTAGTTCAGAGTAGTTCACAGCTTAATGACGTGGTTGTTCACAGCAACTGGTTGCCAGTGTAGATTTGTGTCATGAGATTGCAAACAGCTGCATCTAGGCCTAAATACTGTTGATAGGGCCAAACCCATTTGTTTTAATTGCAATGACACACTGGCAGTTATATTTAATCTGCAGGTCTCAGTGGTGccagcagaggtgtgtgtgtgtgtgtgtgtgtgtgtgtgtttgacagagtCCCTGACAACCCGTTGGTGAATGCCAGCACAGATATGATGTGTGTCTGGAATCTGTCTtccttgtctctctgtgtcacaGCCCCTGTATTTTTAGCCTGTTCCTTGAAAAGTagattaacacagagagagaaggctcCCATGTCATGCAGATAAGGGGGACACTGATATCCTGATAGTGTGTAGCCTAAGTAGGGGGATGAGGACCAGTGTACTGTGCTATGATCAGAACATAGCAGCGGAGTAAAATGTCTGACGATCTGTGTTTATGATCATATTACCTGTtccatattactgtactgtatgtaatatacactaagtgtacaaatcattaagaacaccttcctaatattgagttgcaccccccttttccctcagaacagccttaatttgtcggggcatggacgctacaaggtgtcaaaagcattccacagggatgttggcccatgttgactcccgtgcttcccacagttgtaccAAATTGGCTGGATGTGTTTTGGTTGgtcgaccattcttgatacacatgggaaactgttgagcgtgaaatcCAGCTGCGTTGCGATTCTTGACCCACTCAAacctgtgcgcctggcacctactaccataccccgttattaaatattttgtcttgcccattctccctctgaatggcacaccgacacaatccatgtctcagttgtcccaaggcttacaaatccttcCTTGTCCTGTCTTCTTCCCTTCATTTACCCTGACTTAAGTggttttaacaggtgacatcaataaggtagcatagctttcacctggattcacctggtcagtctatgtcatggaaagatgttttgtacactcagtgtaaacaTACTGAATAGAGTAGACCATAGGGTGTGTGAGTGTTTTTGTCTGTGCGTTTGTATCCCCTGCTTTATGAGCTCTCTTAAAGGGCACATCAGCAGTTTCCTGTCATCTTCGGAGTGTAAATCCTCCAGCAGCTGTCCCAGCAACCACCTGTCTCAGAGCCGGTGACCTTTGACCCTGAGTCCTGACAGCTGAAtaggacaggacagaggagaaCAAATGGCAATCAAAAAAAGACTGCAAGGAATAAAGTTGAGACACATGGAGAGATACTGTGTATAATGTTTGTTTGTTGACAATGTAATACTGTACTGGGagtgggagacaaagagagagagagagagtgtgtgaaggTGGCCAGTGCTAGTATCAAATAGATTCTATTATCTCCCCCTGTCAGACACTCTCCATGTATGGTGTGAGCTTGGGAAGGTCAGATATTGGGGGGTGAGGTGGGGCGGGGGGGGGACACAATACAGGCATGTGTGTCGGTGTTGACATGTCCTCTAACAtagttactgtgtgtactgattGCCAGGATCTGCCATGTGAAAGCTGAAAGGACAGTTTCTGAATGATTATGCGTCAACCCTGGAATAAACCCAGATATACAACACACATGCCTTCCAATATCAGCAGACAGGATGCAGAGTAGTACATGTCAAAACATATTATCTTTAAAGGTTTTACTCTGATTTTTTACATGGTTGTTGTTTTGGCCCATTTGAAAGCACTATATGTAAGATGATGCGCTAAATGACTAACCTTGTAAATGATATGCCTGTAAATCTATTCTAGAGACCTAATACATTCTAGATGGTATCAGTCTCACTCCTGACCATCTCCCGGTGGAATTTCTAAAGTAAGAATTCAGAGGTATAGGAGGAACACCTGTGTGGTCTGTCAAGAGAAATCGTGTACTTTGTACTGAAACCCCTGATGTTTGATAGGAAGAATCTGAGACCTACACAGACAAGGTGTTCCTTTTCCACTCCTAGTGAACTAAGATAGTATATCTTATATTTAACATAacatttacatgttagtcatttagcagatgctcttatccagagtgacttacagtgagttcattcatcttaagatagctagatgggacaaccacacatcacagttataGCAACTACGTTGTTCCTCAATAAATgaagttatcagcaaagtcagtgctagtaggaaaagacaagtgTGAGTGTTAGTTCATATCTTAGTATAGTAAGACCTTTGATGCTGCGGTTTTACCTGCAGTAGCCACACTGTCTTCTTAGACCTATGAGAATGTAGGACACTCTCCCTGCGTTACGTATCAGAATCAGCTGATCATACAAGGTTTAATGATCAGATCAGCTTTCATACCTTCCCTCCACTTCGCCCTCTTCAATTTCACCATCAGTCCTATCTCACCCATTCGATGAGTGCAACAGCTGATGgacagatagagggggaggaggaggagacgaggTTGGAGAGAACAACATGAATCTGTATTAAATTACAGCCAGTCTGATATATAGGCCTTGACACTTACTATGTTTACAACTGTAAAGGACAACATAAAAATCTTCTAATGGCGCTGCCAATCTTCTGGTTGACCGCTGGTCAGTTTCAGAGTAGAGATATAAGGGTTTATTACTGTGTTTTAATGTGAAAGATATAAAACTACCCAAATATTTCCTGCCTGCTTGTCTCTTCAAAGAGTTTGGTCAAAAATAAGATATTGGAATGATATGAATATTTACAAGGCATAGGAATATTTAAAAGGTAGTACGTCAGCAATTACAGGGTAATAATAAGGATAGTATTCTTAGAGGTGACCTTTTAGTAGGCAAGTTGAAATACGACTACAGTATTAGCTTTTAATGTAGAAATTACACATTTTGTGTAGCTCCTAAGTTTTTAGTGTGTTTCTGTGCGGAGGGGGGGGGTGGTTAAAAGTGATTGACAGGTACAAATGATCACAGCTGGCATATCCCCCCCCAGCTCCACCTCCC harbors:
- the LOC139421401 gene encoding small ribosomal subunit protein uS4, with the translated sequence MPVARSWVCRKTYVTPRRPFEKSRLDQELKLIGEYGLRNKREVWRVKFTLAKIRKAARELLTLDEKDPKRLFEGNALLRRLVRIGVLDEGKMKLDYILGLKVEDFLERRLQTQVFKLGLAKSIHHARVLIRQRHIRVRKQVVNIPSFVVRLDSQKHIDFSLRSPYGGGRPGRVKRKNAKKGQGGAGGADEEEED